The following are encoded in a window of Candidatus Woesearchaeota archaeon genomic DNA:
- a CDS encoding divergent PAP2 family protein: MYWLIQLFQSYYFVSFFIAWILSCIIKSFTRSHQKGGKYNFRYGFQNGGMPSSHSASVTSIVVAIGYVDMTASGVLSRSFYVALVLALIVVSDAFGVRKNIGQQGDMLNQLLKKYRKDPIKVVYGHTFLQVIAGMILGVLVSSLMYYVFF; encoded by the coding sequence ATGTATTGGTTAATTCAATTATTTCAAAGCTATTATTTCGTATCATTTTTTATTGCATGGATACTAAGTTGTATAATAAAATCATTCACAAGAAGTCATCAAAAAGGAGGAAAATACAATTTCAGGTATGGATTTCAAAATGGCGGCATGCCTTCTTCACATAGCGCTTCAGTAACTAGTATAGTTGTAGCAATAGGATACGTTGATATGACTGCTTCGGGAGTTCTAAGTAGGTCTTTTTACGTCGCACTAGTATTGGCGTTAATAGTTGTTAGCGATGCTTTCGGTGTAAGAAAAAACATAGGTCAACAAGGGGATATGTTGAATCAACTTCTTAAAAAATATAGGAAAGATCCTATAAAAGTTGTATATGGCCACACATTTTTACAAGTTATTGCAGGAATGATATTGGGTGTGCTTGTTTCGTCTTTAATGTATTATGTTTTTTTCTGA
- a CDS encoding VWA domain-containing protein produces MYLQFQNPIYLWFLISIPLFIVTHFWFLKSSRAKAIKFANFEALKRISGQKILTKNMTHLVVRILIMFALIMSVAGATLWHTGQINEVNFVIAIDSSASMTSQDIKPSRFTASKEYAEMFLDELDSQANIGLISFAGSTVIEMPLTEKKSDIKVALKGMQISETGGTDIPGAIITATNLFATESDKGKTVILVSDGVNTLGAFISDSVKQAIRYAKENQVKINTIGLGTNTGPIGYLPEYYNISSNYDADILRTIAQDTDGSYIYVTNTDELKQAYEEYTKNTKEGYIKIDLSFLGLLIALGLLFFEWGIANTIYRRVV; encoded by the coding sequence ATGTACTTACAATTTCAAAACCCTATATATTTATGGTTCTTAATAAGCATACCTTTATTCATTGTAACGCATTTTTGGTTTTTAAAATCAAGCAGAGCCAAAGCAATAAAATTTGCGAATTTTGAAGCATTAAAAAGAATATCAGGCCAAAAAATATTAACAAAAAATATGACTCATTTAGTTGTGAGAATACTAATAATGTTCGCACTTATAATGAGCGTAGCAGGTGCAACACTTTGGCATACAGGGCAAATAAATGAAGTTAATTTTGTAATCGCTATAGATTCAAGTGCAAGTATGACTTCGCAAGACATAAAACCCTCAAGATTCACAGCGTCAAAAGAATATGCGGAAATGTTCTTGGACGAACTAGACTCACAAGCAAATATAGGTTTAATAAGCTTTGCCGGAAGCACAGTAATAGAAATGCCCTTAACAGAAAAAAAATCAGATATAAAAGTAGCATTAAAAGGAATGCAAATCTCAGAAACAGGAGGTACAGATATACCTGGCGCAATAATAACTGCAACAAATCTATTTGCAACAGAATCTGATAAAGGAAAAACAGTAATACTTGTTTCTGACGGAGTAAATACTCTTGGAGCATTCATATCGGATTCAGTAAAACAAGCAATAAGATACGCAAAAGAAAATCAAGTGAAAATAAACACGATAGGACTGGGGACAAACACAGGGCCAATAGGGTATTTGCCAGAATATTACAATATAAGTAGCAATTATGATGCAGATATACTAAGAACCATAGCACAGGATACCGATGGATCTTATATTTATGTTACTAATACAGATGAACTAAAACAAGCATACGAAGAATATACAAAAAACACAAAAGAAGGATACATAAAAATAGACTTGTCATTTCTTGGACTATTAATAGCATTAGGACTATTATTTTTTGAATGGGGAATTGCAAATACTATATATAGAAGAGTGGTGTGA
- a CDS encoding MoxR family ATPase yields the protein MVESQKISEQKLKEIKKEIEPYQEKLQLIRKEISKIFVGQEKMVTALIEALLSDGHVLVEGIPGVGKTLLIKTLAKISGCSFSRIQFTPDLLPTDILGITTYEEGKGFYTVKGPVFANFVLGDEINRSPPKVQSALLEAMQEKQVTIGKETFKLPDPFFVMATQNPLEQIGTYKLPEAQLDRFLYKIEMLYPDNEEERQILRTNMTLRKFEDFELNPLMTPDEILTAQMITKKIHTDKKIEEYIVRLVDSTRNPKKYNIQKGKYIAFGASPRASIAMFITSKARALLENQPQVTPDHVKKIVANVLRHRILINFEGQAEDITPDDIIEEILQKVRIV from the coding sequence ATGGTAGAATCACAAAAAATTTCTGAACAAAAATTAAAAGAAATAAAGAAAGAAATAGAACCATACCAAGAAAAACTTCAACTAATTAGAAAAGAAATATCAAAAATCTTTGTCGGCCAAGAAAAAATGGTTACCGCACTAATAGAAGCATTGCTCTCTGACGGACACGTACTCGTTGAAGGAATCCCTGGAGTTGGAAAAACACTCCTAATTAAAACACTAGCAAAAATATCAGGATGCAGTTTTTCAAGAATACAATTCACACCAGATTTATTACCTACAGATATATTAGGAATAACAACATACGAAGAAGGAAAAGGATTCTACACAGTAAAAGGACCTGTCTTTGCAAACTTTGTACTAGGAGATGAAATAAACAGAAGTCCTCCAAAAGTACAATCAGCACTTCTTGAAGCAATGCAGGAAAAACAAGTCACAATAGGAAAAGAAACATTCAAATTGCCAGACCCATTTTTTGTAATGGCCACACAAAACCCACTAGAACAAATAGGAACCTACAAACTTCCGGAAGCACAACTAGACAGATTCCTATACAAAATAGAAATGCTATACCCTGACAATGAAGAAGAAAGACAAATATTAAGAACAAATATGACTCTAAGAAAATTTGAAGACTTCGAACTAAACCCTCTAATGACTCCTGATGAAATATTAACTGCTCAAATGATAACAAAAAAAATACATACAGACAAAAAAATAGAAGAATACATAGTAAGACTAGTAGACTCTACAAGAAACCCAAAAAAATATAATATACAAAAAGGAAAATACATAGCATTTGGCGCTTCACCAAGAGCAAGCATAGCAATGTTTATAACAAGCAAAGCAAGAGCACTACTAGAAAATCAACCTCAAGTTACGCCGGACCACGTAAAAAAAATAGTCGCAAACGTCTTAAGACACAGAATTCTAATAAACTTCGAAGGACAAGCAGAAGACATAACTCCTGATGACATCATAGAAGAAATACTGCAAAAAGTAAGAATAGTATAA
- a CDS encoding DUF58 domain-containing protein, translating to MPIKEIKLDLAPGLKKLEVNARRDVLSRTLEGEWATVFKGRGIEFAGFRKYVYGDDASLIDWKASLRAKETLVREFEDYKNFTVFFLFDVSDSMLFTSTEKLKCEYAAEMIYILADAINKAGDAIGLAMFTDKFISSVYPNIGVEVLKNIESSLINPENYGGNLDFAKAMLMTKNFVNQKAVIIIISDFLGFKNGWDRYIKTMSDNYEMIGLMIKDPRDREFPETGGQVLLKNPYNNENIYVDTKKFAKQYKQKNLDQEKYVSDVFKKSKGDFLLLKTNEDYLEKLTTFFRRRGKRVE from the coding sequence ATGCCCATCAAAGAAATAAAATTAGACTTAGCCCCAGGACTAAAAAAACTAGAAGTAAATGCAAGAAGAGATGTACTATCAAGAACTTTAGAAGGGGAGTGGGCGACAGTATTCAAAGGACGAGGCATAGAATTTGCAGGATTTAGAAAATATGTTTATGGTGATGACGCATCACTTATAGATTGGAAAGCAAGCCTTAGAGCAAAAGAAACGCTAGTAAGAGAATTTGAAGACTACAAAAACTTTACAGTATTCTTTTTGTTTGATGTAAGCGATTCTATGCTTTTTACATCAACAGAAAAACTAAAATGTGAATACGCTGCAGAAATGATATACATATTAGCAGACGCAATAAACAAAGCAGGAGATGCAATAGGGCTTGCAATGTTTACAGATAAATTCATAAGTAGCGTATACCCCAATATAGGTGTGGAGGTACTAAAAAACATAGAAAGCAGTCTAATAAATCCAGAAAACTACGGAGGCAATCTAGACTTTGCAAAAGCAATGCTTATGACAAAAAATTTCGTTAATCAAAAAGCAGTAATCATAATAATATCTGATTTTCTCGGTTTTAAAAATGGATGGGATAGGTACATAAAAACAATGTCTGATAATTACGAAATGATAGGGCTTATGATAAAAGATCCAAGAGATAGAGAATTTCCAGAAACAGGAGGACAAGTACTACTAAAAAATCCTTATAATAATGAAAACATTTATGTAGACACAAAAAAATTTGCAAAACAATATAAGCAAAAAAACTTAGATCAAGAAAAATACGTATCAGACGTATTCAAAAAAAGCAAAGGAGATTTCCTACTATTAAAAACCAATGAAGATTATTTAGAGAAACTAACAACTTTTTTTAGAAGAAGAGGAAAAAGAGTAGAATAA